A genomic region of Methanobacterium sp. SMA-27 contains the following coding sequences:
- a CDS encoding sugar phosphate nucleotidyltransferase, translated as MTRTIGMILCGGFGKRLRPLTETVPKPLIEIKDDYTILDKQLFDFKNAGVDKVLLLTGFLSEKIHDRYGEEYRGVEIEYIVEDEPLGTLNAIKLGMENIKDDEQCVIRNGDVVADLNIKKMIEQGVKSDYPLSIFITKMVSPYGIVEISGDRLVSFKEKPVLDYYINGGVYFSKGEIDFGSFDVGDIEKTVFPMLAKNNQLGYYKENGLFWMAIDTSKELEAIKKEYENREDKPWGYEKILINTEKYLTKELFIREGYQTSFHYHSQKDETMYIVSGAGYIEFEERKEYFGKNDTIRIEPKEVHSIVAMENTVLHEISTPHLNDTIRVIDYYKTR; from the coding sequence ATGACGAGAACCATTGGAATGATACTCTGCGGGGGCTTTGGGAAGAGGTTAAGGCCTTTAACTGAGACAGTTCCAAAACCACTCATTGAGATTAAAGATGACTACACCATTTTAGACAAACAACTCTTTGACTTTAAAAATGCAGGAGTAGATAAGGTGCTTCTTTTAACTGGATTTTTAAGTGAAAAAATTCATGATAGATATGGAGAGGAATATAGAGGTGTTGAAATTGAATATATTGTTGAAGATGAACCTCTGGGAACATTAAATGCAATTAAATTAGGTATGGAAAACATTAAAGACGATGAACAGTGCGTAATAAGAAATGGAGATGTTGTTGCAGATTTGAATATTAAAAAAATGATTGAACAGGGTGTAAAATCAGATTATCCTCTTTCAATATTCATTACCAAAATGGTTTCACCATACGGAATTGTTGAAATAAGTGGTGATAGACTTGTTTCATTTAAAGAAAAACCCGTACTCGATTATTATATTAATGGAGGAGTATACTTTTCAAAGGGAGAAATCGACTTTGGAAGCTTTGATGTGGGGGACATTGAAAAAACAGTTTTTCCAATGTTAGCTAAAAACAATCAACTTGGTTACTATAAGGAAAATGGACTATTTTGGATGGCTATCGACACATCTAAAGAACTTGAAGCCATTAAAAAGGAATATGAAAATAGGGAAGACAAACCATGGGGATATGAAAAGATTCTAATCAATACTGAAAAGTATCTGACTAAAGAGCTGTTCATAAGGGAAGGATACCAAACTTCATTCCATTACCATTCTCAAAAGGATGAAACAATGTATATAGTGAGTGGTGCAGGTTACATAGAATTCGAAGAGCGCAAAGAATATTTTGGAAAAAATGATACTATAAGAATTGAACCAAAAGAAGTGCATTCCATAGTTGCCATGGAAAACACAGTTCTGCACGAAATTTCAACACCACACCTAAATGACACCATAAGGGTTATAGATTACTATAAAACCAGATAA
- the cfbD gene encoding Ni-sirohydrochlorin a,c-diamide reductive cyclase catalytic subunit yields MHPRPSPIAASLYTLRDMNADVIILHGPHGCCFRTGRLLENDGVRVVTTAMSENDFIFGASEKLEETLNKVDEMFSPKLVGVVGTCVSMIIGEDMKEAVKNADIKAKVVTVESHGGVGEGDNTEGAIAVLNAAAKEGIIPSNEMERQNKMLQLATEIEKTRGMAQGQYIKPSYGDNKVKVAKLLIDAIKKGDKIAIILNAKKETSYLFSDILKIQFEKIKPNNNITLIANLDDKIGLPRIRQHAVNIKKELSNNGISIDYITGGLDEYPVTGKKAVEILKEEKFDIIVVAGVPHALPIEEIETTSIAITDGPRLVEPLKKIGYNYVVTEIDAHAKTLGTDNIVPSDFGDSLRGLMDIE; encoded by the coding sequence TTGCATCCAAGACCAAGTCCAATAGCTGCGTCTTTATACACATTAAGAGATATGAACGCTGATGTAATCATATTACACGGCCCACATGGCTGTTGTTTTAGAACAGGTCGTCTTCTGGAAAATGATGGTGTAAGAGTTGTAACTACTGCAATGTCTGAAAATGATTTTATATTCGGAGCCTCTGAAAAACTTGAAGAAACACTGAATAAAGTAGATGAAATGTTCTCACCAAAGCTTGTTGGAGTTGTTGGGACATGTGTTAGTATGATCATTGGCGAAGATATGAAAGAAGCTGTAAAAAATGCCGATATAAAAGCAAAAGTGGTTACTGTAGAATCTCACGGAGGAGTGGGAGAAGGAGACAACACAGAAGGTGCGATTGCAGTCTTAAATGCAGCAGCAAAGGAAGGAATTATACCATCAAATGAAATGGAGCGTCAGAACAAAATGCTCCAACTGGCCACAGAAATTGAGAAAACACGAGGAATGGCCCAAGGACAATATATAAAACCATCTTATGGCGATAATAAAGTCAAAGTTGCAAAATTATTAATTGATGCCATTAAAAAGGGCGATAAAATAGCAATAATTCTCAATGCCAAAAAAGAAACTTCCTATCTTTTTTCTGATATACTAAAAATTCAATTTGAAAAAATCAAACCAAATAACAATATAACTCTCATTGCAAACCTCGATGATAAGATCGGCCTTCCACGAATAAGGCAACATGCAGTAAATATTAAAAAAGAGCTCTCAAATAATGGGATTAGTATAGACTACATTACAGGCGGTTTAGATGAATATCCTGTAACTGGTAAAAAAGCTGTAGAAATTTTAAAGGAAGAAAAATTTGATATTATTGTTGTTGCTGGAGTTCCACACGCATTGCCTATAGAAGAAATCGAAACAACTTCAATTGCTATTACTGATGGTCCTAGGCTTGTTGAACCACTTAAAAAAATAGGATACAACTACGTTGTGACAGAAATAGATGCCCATGCTAAAACACTTGGAACAGACAATATTGTACCATCAGATTTTGGAGATTCTCTCAGAGGTTTGATGGATATTGAATGA
- the sfsA gene encoding DNA/RNA nuclease SfsA, with product MKIENLICGRFIERPNRFLVTFEVEQGSGITEMAHLRDPGRLKELLIPNVKLLLRKAISKQERKTNYDVIAVFNCGIWVLLNSGFHSDIAAELIESGNIKELSNYFIERREYTYGKSRIDFLLTNTENKKMLLEVKGCTLVDGKLAKFPDAPTIRGKKHLDELTFSLNDGFKSSVLFLILRDDAIEFTPNMEMDPDFSYALKKAKTKGVNIVAYSFENIYKKDSMEIIPFKRLNLRMDF from the coding sequence ATGAAAATAGAGAATTTAATTTGTGGAAGATTTATTGAAAGACCCAATAGGTTTTTAGTTACATTTGAAGTTGAACAAGGATCAGGTATAACTGAGATGGCACATCTAAGAGATCCTGGTCGACTTAAGGAACTTTTAATTCCAAATGTTAAACTTCTTCTTAGAAAGGCAATTTCAAAACAGGAAAGAAAGACAAATTATGATGTTATAGCAGTTTTTAATTGTGGTATTTGGGTTTTATTAAATTCTGGATTTCACAGTGATATAGCAGCAGAACTAATAGAATCTGGTAATATAAAAGAATTATCCAATTATTTTATAGAGCGACGAGAGTATACTTATGGTAAAAGTAGAATTGATTTTTTGTTAACAAACACTGAAAATAAGAAAATGTTACTTGAAGTCAAGGGATGTACATTAGTAGACGGGAAACTTGCCAAGTTTCCAGATGCACCTACTATAAGAGGTAAAAAACACCTTGATGAATTAACTTTTTCATTAAATGATGGATTTAAATCTTCAGTACTTTTCCTGATATTGAGGGATGATGCAATTGAATTCACTCCAAATATGGAAATGGATCCGGATTTTTCTTATGCATTAAAAAAAGCAAAGACTAAGGGTGTCAATATAGTTGCTTATTCATTTGAAAATATCTATAAAAAAGATTCAATGGAAATAATTCCCTTTAAAAGATTAAATTTAAGAATGGATTTT